In Vigna angularis cultivar LongXiaoDou No.4 chromosome 8, ASM1680809v1, whole genome shotgun sequence, one DNA window encodes the following:
- the LOC108344681 gene encoding sorbitol dehydrogenase isoform X2 has product MFTTSRGYFLHLSMFSPVKIFKFVVSFTFQTLRCAHFIVKEPMVIGHECAGIIEEVGSEVNNLVPGDRVALEPGISCWRCGHCKQGRYNLCDEMKFFATPPVHGSLANQIVHPADLCFKLPDNVSLEEGAMCEPLSVGIHACRRANIGPETNVLIMGAGPIGLVTLLAARAFGAPKTVIVDVDDYRLSVAKSLGADDIVKVSTNIQDVAEEVELIQKVMGASINVTFDCAGFDKTMSTALGATQPGGKVCLVGMGHSEMTVPLTPAAAREVDVIGVFRYMNTWPLCLEFLRSGKIDVKPLITHRFGFSQKEVEEAFETSARGGTAIKVMFNL; this is encoded by the exons ATGTTCACTACCTCAAG GGGTTATTTCCTGCATTTATCTATGTTCTCTCcagtgaaaattttcaaatttgttgtTTCGTTTACATTTCAGACACTGAGGTGTGCACACTTCATAGTTAAGGAACCAATGGTAATTGGTCATGAGTGTGCTGGGATCATAGAAGAAGTTGGTAGTGAGGTAAACAATTTGGTGCCTGGTGACCGTGTGGCGCTTGAACCTGGGATCAGTTGCTGGCGATGCGGCCACTGCAAACAGGGTCGATATAATTTGTGTGATGAAATGAAGTTTTTTGCTACTCCACCAGTTCATGGTTCCCTGGCTAATCAG ATAGTGCATCCTGCAGACCTATGTTTTAAGCTTCCAGACAACGTGAGTCTAGAGGAGGGGGCCATGTGTGAACCCTTAAGTGTTGGTATTCATGCTTGTAGGAGAGCTAATATTGGACCAGAAACCAATGTGTTGATCATGGGAGCTGGACCCATAGGACTTGTTACACTGCTTGCAGCTCGTGCTTTCGGAGCACCCAAGACTGTCATTGTTGATGTTGATGACTATCGTTTATCTGTTGCAAAATCTCTTGGTGCAGATGACATTGTTAAAGTCTCAACAAACATTCAG GATGTGGCTGAAGAAGTTGAGCTGATACAAAAGGTTATGGGAGCTTCTATAAATGTTACCTTTGATTGTGCTGGTTTTGACAAAACCATGTCTACAGCATTGGGTGCTACTCAGCCTGGTGGCAAAGTTTGCCTAGTGGGAATGGGACATTCTGAAATGACTGTCCCACTCACCCCTGCAGCAGCAAG GGAAGTTGATGTGATTGGAGTTTTTCGCTATATGAACACATGGCCTCTTTGTCTTGAGTTTCTAAGGAGTGGGAAAATCGATGTAAAACCCCTTATAACTCACAGGTTTGGGTTCTCTCAaaaggaagtggaagaagctTTTGAAACAAGTGCTCGTGGTGGTACTGCCATCAAGGTCATGTTCAATCTTTAG
- the LOC108345202 gene encoding uncharacterized protein LOC108345202, whose translation MGSSTKNLADSASWCCALALLCLILLGSIRESHVPEEEEETAAVKGRSNLFERPCDEIYVVGEGETLHTISDKCDDPFIVESNPHIHDPDDVFPGLVIKITPTHKLKR comes from the coding sequence ATGGGTTCCTCAACAAAGAACCTAGCAGATTCAGCATCATGGTGTTGCGCCTTGGCCCTTTTGTGTCTGATTCTACTGGGTTCTATAAGGGAGAGCCATGTGccggaggaggaggaagagacCGCGGCGGTGAAAGGGCGGAGCAACCTCTTTGAACGGCCGTGTGATGAGATATATGTGGTGGGAGAAGGGGAGACCCTACACACCATTAGTGACAAGTGTGATGACCCTTTTATCGTTGAAAGCAACCCTCATATTCATGACCCTGATGATGTTTTCCCCGGCCTTGTCATCAAAATCACCCCCACTCATAAGCTCAAGAGGTAG
- the LOC108344681 gene encoding sorbitol dehydrogenase isoform X1 — protein sequence MGKGGMSIDDNGEDKEQNMAAWLLGINNLKIQPFELPILGPHDVRVRMKAVGICGSDVHYLKTLRCAHFIVKEPMVIGHECAGIIEEVGSEVNNLVPGDRVALEPGISCWRCGHCKQGRYNLCDEMKFFATPPVHGSLANQIVHPADLCFKLPDNVSLEEGAMCEPLSVGIHACRRANIGPETNVLIMGAGPIGLVTLLAARAFGAPKTVIVDVDDYRLSVAKSLGADDIVKVSTNIQDVAEEVELIQKVMGASINVTFDCAGFDKTMSTALGATQPGGKVCLVGMGHSEMTVPLTPAAAREVDVIGVFRYMNTWPLCLEFLRSGKIDVKPLITHRFGFSQKEVEEAFETSARGGTAIKVMFNL from the exons ATGGGTAAGGGAGGAATGTCAATTGATGATAATGGAGAAGACAAAGAGCAGAATATGGCTGCTTGGCTTCTGGGTATAAACAATCTCAAGATTCAACCTTTCGAGCTTCCTATTCTAG GACCCCATGATGTCAGAGTTAGAATGAAAGCTGTTGGGATCTGTGGGAGTGATGTTCACTACCTCAAG ACACTGAGGTGTGCACACTTCATAGTTAAGGAACCAATGGTAATTGGTCATGAGTGTGCTGGGATCATAGAAGAAGTTGGTAGTGAGGTAAACAATTTGGTGCCTGGTGACCGTGTGGCGCTTGAACCTGGGATCAGTTGCTGGCGATGCGGCCACTGCAAACAGGGTCGATATAATTTGTGTGATGAAATGAAGTTTTTTGCTACTCCACCAGTTCATGGTTCCCTGGCTAATCAG ATAGTGCATCCTGCAGACCTATGTTTTAAGCTTCCAGACAACGTGAGTCTAGAGGAGGGGGCCATGTGTGAACCCTTAAGTGTTGGTATTCATGCTTGTAGGAGAGCTAATATTGGACCAGAAACCAATGTGTTGATCATGGGAGCTGGACCCATAGGACTTGTTACACTGCTTGCAGCTCGTGCTTTCGGAGCACCCAAGACTGTCATTGTTGATGTTGATGACTATCGTTTATCTGTTGCAAAATCTCTTGGTGCAGATGACATTGTTAAAGTCTCAACAAACATTCAG GATGTGGCTGAAGAAGTTGAGCTGATACAAAAGGTTATGGGAGCTTCTATAAATGTTACCTTTGATTGTGCTGGTTTTGACAAAACCATGTCTACAGCATTGGGTGCTACTCAGCCTGGTGGCAAAGTTTGCCTAGTGGGAATGGGACATTCTGAAATGACTGTCCCACTCACCCCTGCAGCAGCAAG GGAAGTTGATGTGATTGGAGTTTTTCGCTATATGAACACATGGCCTCTTTGTCTTGAGTTTCTAAGGAGTGGGAAAATCGATGTAAAACCCCTTATAACTCACAGGTTTGGGTTCTCTCAaaaggaagtggaagaagctTTTGAAACAAGTGCTCGTGGTGGTACTGCCATCAAGGTCATGTTCAATCTTTAG